From the genome of Flavobacterium sediminis:
CCATGCACTTAACACTTCCGCAATCCGTGTTTAAACCAAGAAGAACCAACGCCCACTATTTACAATTTATTGAGGCAATCACATTTTACAAGCAATACCAAAAGTTCCACCATATCGACAAAGAAACAGGCGAAGAATACATCGAAACATCAATCGAAGACATACAAGAAGCTAACGAACTCATTAAAGAAGTATTATTAAGAAAAAGTGATAGTTTAACAGGAGCGTGCAGAAATCACCTTGAAAATCTAAAAGACTATTTAAAAAAACAAAATCAAACCCAGTTTACCAATAGTGAAATCAGAAGAAATTTAAGAGTAAAAGAAACCACACTTAGAAGATACAACAACCAGTTATTACTAGAAAACTATATTAAGAAAGTACAAAATAAAACGACTAAATCTTATGCCTATGAAATCACTAATCCCGATGAATACCAAGACTTAAAAGCTATGATAGATAAGGCATTACAAGACTGTATGGTACAAATACAACTCGCCAATGAGCCAACAACTAACCACTCCAAAGTGGCGAGGTCAAAACCAACAAAATCAATAAGTTAAAATTAAAAAGTTGTCAGGATGCAAAAAACAATACATACCCCATAAAAAATGAAAGTTATAAAGTATTAGTAAAAGATTTTGAGAACTGGCTAGATATATTAGGTTACAGCGAAAGTACCATTAAAAATTTACCTAGTCACTTGCGGGAGTTTTTTCACTACTTAGAAAACGAAAACATCAATACAATAAACAGTTTAACAGTTCAACAAATAAAAGACTATTACAATCATCTAAAAACAAGAAACAATCAAGCCCGAGAAGGAGGATTAAGCAAAGCGTATTTAAACAAACACCAACAAGCACTTTTTAAGTTCAACGATTATTTAAAAGAGCACAATCACAAAGGCATTAATATACATTTAAAACGAGAAGAACAAAACCAAAGAGATAGTTTACAAATCCTAACCCAAGACGAAATCAAACAATTATTTAAAGCAACCGATTATAGCAATGAACAAGAAAGAATTAGAAAAAGAGATAAAGTAATTTTAGTGTTATTATACAGTTGTGGTCTGCGTAGAAACGAAGTAGTTAATCTAAAAATCAAAGATATAGTTTTTGATAAAGAACGCATCCACGTTAGAAAAGGAAAGAATTATAAAGAGCGTTTTGTTCCCATAAATGAATATAATTTAAGAATAATAGAAGAATATATTTACGATTATCGACCAGCATTTTACAATTATAAACAAACCGAATATCTATTAATCAACTATCGAGGAAAACCACTACAAGGACAAAGTTTAAGTAATCGACTAACAGCAATCGCACTGATAACTGAAAACCGTGAACTGATAACTAAAAATATCACACCACACATTTTAAGGCATAGCATCGCAACACATCTTTTAGAAAAAGGAGCCAAAATAGAAACCATCAGCCAGTTTTTAGGGCACTCAAGTTTAGAGAGTACACAAATCTACACGCATTTACTAGAACACAAAGCAAAAACCAATAACGATGAACAATTACACAACATACTTAGAGAAAAACGGTTACAGCAACAAGAGTATTCCAGCATTCCTAAAGGCTACAGAACGCCTAAATATATGGATGAATAAATACGGAACTACAAAAGAAAACATCGACTACAAAACCTTTTTAAAATATGTAGAGGAAATCAAAAAAACAGGAATAAAAATCAGAACTTTAAAAACCTATATCGGAAACTTAAAAATATACTTCAATTATCTACAAGAAAAAAATTACAGAGCAGACAATCCCATTACCAACATCAACATAAAAGGAACAGTAAAAACGGTATTAGGCAATCTACTCACAGCCGATGAACTCGAAGATTTATATTATTCTTACGAGACCAAAGACAATGATCTAGCTAGAAAACGCAACAAAATTATTATCGGATTATTAGTCTATCAAGGCTTACAAAGTAAAGAACTTCAATACTTAAAAGAAGAACACGTAGAGTTATACAAAGGCAAAATACAAATTCCAGAGAGTAAAAAAACCAACGGCAGAACATTAGAACTCAAACCCTGGCAACTCATGGAACTAATGGAATATTTACAAAAGATCAGACCACAAATAACGCCAAAAGGAGAAGAAAGTTTATTTACATCAAGCTATGGAAATAGTA
Proteins encoded in this window:
- a CDS encoding tyrosine-type recombinase/integrase, producing the protein MREFFHYLENENINTINSLTVQQIKDYYNHLKTRNNQAREGGLSKAYLNKHQQALFKFNDYLKEHNHKGINIHLKREEQNQRDSLQILTQDEIKQLFKATDYSNEQERIRKRDKVILVLLYSCGLRRNEVVNLKIKDIVFDKERIHVRKGKNYKERFVPINEYNLRIIEEYIYDYRPAFYNYKQTEYLLINYRGKPLQGQSLSNRLTAIALITENRELITKNITPHILRHSIATHLLEKGAKIETISQFLGHSSLESTQIYTHLLEHKAKTNNDEQLHNILREKRLQQQEYSSIPKGYRTPKYMDE
- a CDS encoding tyrosine-type recombinase/integrase, coding for MNKYGTTKENIDYKTFLKYVEEIKKTGIKIRTLKTYIGNLKIYFNYLQEKNYRADNPITNINIKGTVKTVLGNLLTADELEDLYYSYETKDNDLARKRNKIIIGLLVYQGLQSKELQYLKEEHVELYKGKIQIPESKKTNGRTLELKPWQLMELMEYLQKIRPQITPKGEESLFTSSYGNSNLSNVLKKISEELKLINYNYQNAIQIRNSVIVNWLKQHKLRKAQYMAGHRYISSTERYRQDNLEELHEMVNTFHPIQ